The Williamsia sp. DF01-3 genome has a window encoding:
- a CDS encoding YbjQ family protein, with the protein MIIVTTNDIPGYRITYTFGECFGLTVRSRNIGSNLGAGFKAMAGGELKGVTQLLHDCRQEALQRLATEAQQRGANAVVAFRFETTEFGGTGIEVCAYGTAVGVEALPGTTPPA; encoded by the coding sequence ATGATCATCGTCACAACAAACGACATCCCCGGCTACCGGATCACCTACACCTTCGGCGAGTGCTTCGGGCTGACCGTCCGGTCACGCAACATCGGATCGAACCTCGGTGCCGGCTTCAAGGCGATGGCGGGTGGTGAACTCAAGGGAGTCACACAGCTACTCCACGATTGCCGCCAGGAAGCGCTGCAGCGCTTGGCGACCGAGGCGCAACAACGCGGCGCGAACGCCGTGGTGGCGTTCCGGTTCGAGACCACCGAGTTCGGTGGAACCGGTATCGAGGTGTGCGCGTACGGCACCGCAGTAGGTGTCGAGGCGCTCCCCGGGACCACTCCTCCGGCCTGA